One region of Psychrobacter sp. DAB_AL43B genomic DNA includes:
- a CDS encoding 16S rRNA (uracil(1498)-N(3))-methyltransferase, translating to MNCILLPAAHFSNDSAQINSVAQIAHINKVLAAKMGDTLKIGQLGGNLGTAIIEHITPESIQLRNVQLAIKPPPKLDITVVLALPRPKVLRRLIMDMTTLGVRDIILINSYRTQKSYWQSPMLSRLDEFVLEGLQQGVDTIAPRISLQKRFKPFVEDELAHLITNRAIVAHPYGALSFSQYLQQQTLVTPEKNEVLLAESELSNKTILPSMVFIGAEGGWIDYEIELLATQGCQAVHIGPRILRTEAAVNVMLGQWLL from the coding sequence ATGAACTGTATTCTATTACCGGCTGCTCATTTTTCAAACGACTCTGCCCAAATCAATTCAGTAGCGCAAATTGCTCATATCAATAAGGTATTAGCAGCAAAAATGGGTGATACCTTAAAGATCGGACAGCTTGGCGGCAATCTTGGCACTGCTATCATTGAACATATAACGCCTGAAAGTATTCAGCTGCGTAATGTACAGCTGGCTATAAAGCCACCGCCTAAGCTAGATATCACTGTAGTATTAGCATTGCCACGCCCAAAAGTATTGCGCCGTCTTATTATGGATATGACCACGCTTGGCGTCCGCGATATTATTCTTATCAATAGCTATCGCACCCAAAAGAGCTATTGGCAAAGCCCGATGCTTAGTCGTCTTGATGAGTTTGTATTAGAAGGACTGCAACAAGGTGTTGATACTATCGCGCCGCGTATTAGTCTGCAAAAACGCTTTAAACCTTTTGTCGAAGACGAATTAGCACATCTGATCACCAATCGTGCCATCGTCGCGCACCCTTATGGTGCTTTGTCATTTTCACAATATCTGCAACAGCAAACCTTAGTAACCCCTGAAAAAAATGAGGTTTTGCTTGCAGAGTCTGAGTTATCAAATAAAACGATATTGCCAAGTATGGTATTTATCGGTGCAGAAGGTGGCTGGATTGATTATGAAATTGAGTTACTTGCCACCCAAGGTTGCCAAGCCGTACATATAGGCCCGCGTATATTACGTACGGAAGCGGCGGTTAATGTAATGTTGGGGCAATGGTTATTATAA
- a CDS encoding 3-deoxy-D-manno-octulosonic acid transferase, with amino-acid sequence MPSSDTSAKYSTKTVQPMQSRTVYKPPVYYQLSIGLLKPLYRLQVWRRSHKRDNYQQEVEQRFGKRYPLPPVEEAANTLNAKADVSGNGKKVIWCHAVSLGETNTVAPLLDALLARGYQIWLTNTTQTGFARGASRFAEDIAQGRLSHSYVPVDSPAVIETFLAHVQPVAALFVETELWANILTKLSEHHIPSILVNGRLSASSFKSYQKIGAVSASMMKNLSLIIAQDNDSAKRFRQLGAHSAQIRVAGSLKWVINTPKLKDKVSDIDGDIDNERANIQAHTSNIAADLGIMNRPIWVAASTHSGEEEVALAWQQQILSNPTLTDALLIIVPRHPERFDEVAELIQKSGFAMARRSINETITAQTQVYLADSMGELMHWFALANVALVGGSLVDIGGHNPVEPASVATPVLMGNYTQSCQSVVDKLASVGALYQPKNEFYCPISDDEQSAQPHQSELDKKSLDDETLLYQQLKHWLSHPPLAKQAGQAGAQMTEQQQAVLSRQLLMIEDIIEQHSMQTLSQSLSQDLN; translated from the coding sequence ATGCCATCTTCTGACACCTCAGCAAAATATTCTACCAAAACCGTTCAGCCCATGCAGAGCCGAACAGTTTATAAGCCACCTGTGTATTATCAACTGAGCATTGGCTTACTAAAGCCGTTATATCGCCTGCAGGTATGGCGACGCTCACACAAGCGTGATAATTATCAACAAGAAGTTGAGCAGCGTTTTGGTAAGCGTTATCCATTACCTCCTGTAGAGGAGGCAGCGAATACGCTAAATGCTAAAGCAGATGTGAGTGGCAATGGCAAAAAAGTCATATGGTGCCATGCCGTCTCTTTAGGTGAGACCAACACAGTCGCGCCATTATTAGATGCATTATTGGCTCGTGGTTATCAGATATGGTTGACCAATACCACGCAGACAGGGTTTGCCCGCGGAGCCAGTCGGTTTGCCGAAGACATTGCTCAAGGTCGATTAAGCCATAGTTATGTGCCTGTTGACAGTCCGGCTGTGATTGAAACGTTTTTAGCTCATGTGCAACCTGTGGCCGCTTTGTTTGTGGAAACAGAACTATGGGCAAATATCTTGACCAAATTGTCTGAGCATCATATTCCAAGTATCTTGGTCAATGGGCGACTGTCAGCATCCTCTTTTAAAAGCTATCAAAAAATTGGTGCGGTGAGCGCCAGTATGATGAAAAACCTAAGCTTGATTATTGCGCAGGATAATGACTCTGCCAAACGCTTTCGACAGTTGGGTGCGCATAGTGCGCAAATCCGTGTGGCAGGCTCGCTGAAGTGGGTGATTAATACGCCTAAACTGAAGGATAAAGTGTCTGATATAGATGGCGATATAGACAATGAGCGTGCGAATATACAAGCACATACGAGCAATATTGCCGCAGATTTAGGCATAATGAATCGTCCGATTTGGGTGGCAGCAAGCACTCATAGCGGTGAGGAAGAAGTGGCATTGGCGTGGCAGCAGCAAATACTGTCAAACCCTACACTGACAGATGCGCTACTTATTATCGTTCCTAGGCATCCAGAACGCTTCGATGAAGTGGCAGAGCTTATACAAAAGTCAGGATTTGCAATGGCACGGCGCAGTATCAATGAGACCATCACAGCGCAAACACAAGTTTATCTGGCAGATAGTATGGGCGAGCTGATGCATTGGTTTGCGCTGGCAAATGTGGCGCTTGTCGGTGGCTCATTGGTAGATATTGGTGGACATAATCCGGTTGAACCGGCGAGTGTGGCAACGCCAGTATTGATGGGTAATTATACGCAATCTTGTCAAAGTGTCGTGGATAAATTGGCTAGCGTAGGGGCGTTATATCAACCAAAGAACGAGTTTTATTGTCCCATTAGTGATGATGAGCAAAGTGCGCAACCGCATCAGTCTGAGCTGGATAAAAAGTCTTTAGATGACGAGACGCTTCTTTATCAACAGCTAAAACACTGGTTGAGCCATCCACCATTAGCCAAACAAGCAGGGCAAGCGGGCGCACAGATGACAGAGCAGCAACAGGCAGTATTAAGTCGTCAGTTATTGATGATTGAAGATATTATTGAGCAGCATTCGATGCAAACTTTGAGCCAATCCTTAAGCCAAGATTTAAACTAA
- a CDS encoding tetratricopeptide repeat protein yields the protein MSASPLTPLDYIAAGYWQDFLAERPIAGGIAYEAELRHCTLDESLASLQRVDTLLSQIRRDMIKAGMWDEATLLTDERYRNFMVFLAFYAGRVLAQQWQHTPQWLGQFELRKRYPQLPLITDDFYQHMAVFYGSDNTVYENDQNSNDNVKAPLFFALEPIGMRLFGHIDRQFKSVQGEQVASGLYQAVSARLPSSINDEASLVTTKISTTQNIHPSADSARSINTSQIADSIDPLLNKSTEDESTAAVVLNDETSQRAILNKPVETDLSPTEIQTKPILSESAVSKTESPVALTIALAKPNPVTAFKTPAKISPTPEIFSQLLTELDEIEVLQAAGKSEYQQARNILDQFEQHIAKQQKPRAQIIFSESHLHSKQQALLILQDAANAGNTDAMLRLAMYELLAEGLKADKAASTESGVEWVKQAASKNDSRAQRLLSKMYYQGVGLPQDINIGKYWLAQAAENGHAEAASLANQWQQAQALMATQKQEQHSLKRYQILFAVIIVVALLIIILV from the coding sequence ATGTCTGCATCGCCCTTAACGCCACTTGACTATATTGCAGCAGGCTATTGGCAAGATTTTTTAGCTGAACGTCCTATCGCTGGTGGTATTGCCTATGAAGCAGAGTTGCGCCACTGCACATTAGATGAATCGCTGGCAAGTTTGCAACGAGTAGATACTTTACTGTCGCAGATACGCCGCGACATGATTAAGGCTGGCATGTGGGATGAGGCGACGTTATTAACGGACGAGCGCTACCGTAATTTTATGGTGTTTTTGGCGTTTTATGCAGGGCGAGTATTGGCACAGCAATGGCAGCATACGCCGCAGTGGCTTGGTCAGTTTGAGCTACGTAAACGTTATCCGCAACTACCGCTGATAACCGATGATTTTTATCAGCATATGGCAGTGTTTTATGGCTCTGATAATACTGTCTATGAAAACGATCAAAATAGTAATGATAATGTAAAAGCCCCTCTATTTTTTGCATTAGAGCCGATAGGAATGCGTCTATTTGGCCATATCGACCGGCAGTTTAAATCGGTACAAGGTGAGCAAGTTGCCAGTGGTTTATACCAAGCGGTCAGTGCAAGGCTGCCAAGTTCTATCAATGATGAAGCCTCATTAGTAACGACGAAAATATCAACGACTCAAAATATTCATCCAAGTGCTGATTCAGCTAGGTCTATTAATACAAGCCAAATTGCTGATAGTATCGACCCGTTATTAAATAAGTCTACGGAAGACGAATCGACAGCCGCTGTGGTTTTGAATGATGAAACCTCTCAACGTGCCATTTTAAATAAGCCGGTTGAAACGGATCTATCTCCTACTGAGATTCAAACAAAACCGATACTCTCTGAATCTGCGGTTTCTAAAACAGAGTCGCCAGTCGCATTAACGATAGCATTGGCAAAACCCAACCCAGTTACAGCTTTCAAAACCCCAGCAAAAATATCACCTACACCAGAGATTTTTAGCCAACTGCTCACAGAACTAGATGAGATAGAGGTACTGCAAGCGGCTGGCAAGAGTGAATATCAGCAAGCACGTAATATCCTAGATCAATTTGAACAACATATCGCTAAGCAACAGAAACCACGCGCACAAATCATATTTTCAGAGTCTCATTTACATTCAAAACAACAAGCGCTACTGATATTACAGGACGCTGCGAATGCTGGTAACACTGATGCTATGCTGCGTTTAGCGATGTATGAGTTACTTGCTGAAGGCCTAAAAGCGGATAAAGCTGCTAGCACAGAGTCTGGGGTTGAATGGGTTAAGCAAGCAGCCAGCAAGAACGACAGTCGCGCCCAGCGCCTATTGAGTAAGATGTATTACCAAGGAGTAGGTCTGCCGCAAGACATAAATATTGGCAAATATTGGCTCGCGCAAGCCGCAGAAAACGGTCATGCAGAAGCCGCCAGTTTGGCAAATCAGTGGCAGCAAGCACAAGCGTTAATGGCGACGCAAAAGCAAGAGCAGCATAGCCTTAAACGCTATCAGATATTGTTTGCAGTGATTATCGTTGTCGCATTACTCATCATCATTCTTGTTTAA
- a CDS encoding cardiolipin synthase, with product MEANIEALATTEQQIAAWSWTDFAGLGLIFHIILMIVMTLRIVSVQRNIGVTIAWIAILFTLPLFGLIAYVLVGEPMIGRRYRNRMDQARLLMNEMAQRERLVFDKGQEVLAEHYRGVSQIGTRWTGFGVFSDHDMQLLTHPNIIFKRLIDDIDAAQRTILMEFYIIYPKGQVIDVIEALMAAAQRGVECHILIDSVGSFSFFNSAEHKKLERSGVFVHQSLPVGLFKTLFKRSDLRNHRKIVVIDEYIGYIGSFNLVDPKFFKQDKAVGEWIDVAIRSVSDNEISIATAMAKVVVTDIGAENSDNLDALHQRVNSYTRKLYVRHPTINDINSRIKVLDDDVEPLEQPSTGAVSTVIPQMPVVKGVVAQLIPSAPQVTAHVIYNTLVTILHRANQRIRITTPYFVPDEALSGALVTAAKRGVEVTLIIPEKVDSFLVQHASQAYYQELLEAGVTIALFKGGLLHAKTVVIDDDYCLFGTVNIDMRSFYLNMEVSLAIYTPEMVAQVADCQESYLQNCRFLSLDEWQQRHGAERLFDNVVRLFSPLL from the coding sequence TTGGAGGCGAATATAGAAGCTTTAGCTACTACTGAGCAGCAGATTGCGGCATGGTCATGGACTGATTTTGCTGGACTGGGTCTGATATTCCATATTATTCTCATGATAGTGATGACTTTGCGTATTGTCTCGGTGCAGCGAAACATTGGTGTGACCATTGCGTGGATAGCCATTTTGTTTACGCTGCCTTTGTTTGGGTTGATTGCTTATGTGTTGGTAGGTGAGCCTATGATTGGTCGCCGTTATCGCAATCGCATGGATCAGGCACGGCTGCTTATGAATGAGATGGCACAGCGTGAGCGTTTGGTTTTTGATAAAGGTCAAGAGGTACTAGCTGAGCATTACCGTGGTGTCAGTCAAATTGGGACGCGCTGGACAGGGTTCGGTGTGTTTTCAGACCATGACATGCAACTACTGACGCATCCTAATATTATTTTTAAACGTTTGATTGATGATATTGATGCTGCTCAACGCACTATTTTGATGGAGTTTTATATTATTTACCCTAAGGGGCAAGTGATAGATGTGATAGAAGCGTTGATGGCAGCTGCTCAGCGCGGTGTGGAGTGCCACATTCTGATCGATAGTGTGGGTAGTTTTAGCTTTTTTAATAGTGCTGAACATAAGAAGTTAGAGCGCTCTGGGGTTTTTGTACACCAATCGCTGCCGGTGGGGCTTTTTAAGACGTTATTTAAGCGTTCAGATTTGCGTAATCATCGCAAAATCGTGGTTATTGATGAGTACATTGGTTATATCGGTAGCTTTAACTTGGTTGATCCTAAGTTTTTTAAGCAAGATAAAGCGGTCGGGGAATGGATTGATGTGGCCATACGCAGTGTCAGTGACAATGAGATCAGTATTGCCACTGCGATGGCAAAGGTAGTGGTCACCGATATTGGCGCTGAAAATAGCGATAACTTAGATGCGTTGCATCAACGAGTGAATAGCTATACGCGTAAATTGTATGTGCGCCATCCGACTATCAATGATATCAATAGCCGGATAAAAGTATTGGATGATGATGTAGAACCTTTGGAACAGCCTAGCACTGGGGCAGTGTCAACGGTGATTCCACAGATGCCCGTGGTAAAAGGTGTGGTCGCACAGCTGATTCCTTCAGCACCGCAAGTGACGGCACATGTCATTTATAATACTTTAGTAACTATTTTGCATCGGGCGAATCAGCGCATTCGTATCACGACGCCATACTTTGTACCTGATGAAGCTCTATCAGGGGCGTTGGTAACGGCAGCTAAGCGCGGAGTTGAAGTCACGCTAATCATTCCTGAAAAGGTCGATTCGTTCCTAGTTCAGCACGCCTCGCAAGCTTATTATCAAGAATTGTTGGAGGCTGGTGTGACCATTGCCTTGTTTAAAGGCGGTCTGTTACATGCCAAAACCGTGGTCATTGACGATGATTATTGTTTATTTGGTACTGTTAATATTGATATGCGCAGCTTTTATTTAAATATGGAGGTCAGCTTGGCTATCTATACCCCAGAAATGGTCGCACAAGTGGCTGACTGTCAAGAGTCATATCTACAGAACTGTCGTTTTTTAAGCTTAGATGAGTGGCAACAGCGACATGGGGCTGAGCGGTTGTTTGATAATGTGGTACGCTTATTTAGTCCGTTATTGTAG
- a CDS encoding 5-methylcytosine restriction system specificity protein McrC — MSKLIRSNHLETVCEHKQIDFACESVEVSDIFFQDNEKNERCIQVIYGKDSLALKMSYFIGADWLVKNQQAIYVAPKINKGTQEVDYLGMLQSCLTHGDIAKNTKDLYYIKLNEPFIEIDQQMDLLTPLLIIQFLQILKSLVKKGLKQSYYKVERNLNSRVKGKVLIAQNIKKNVVRNKVTNTFCSYEEFGFDGIENRVLKHTLSFVRRYLSQYPEYHGSMRCLIDHCTPAFERVSDEVNLHEIKAVKRNSFYKEYQETLKLSKIILKRFGYHISEIEHNNIEKISVPPFWIDMSKLFELYILGLLKDKYGDKILFQAKGSYGNPDYLLIDDVQPLIIDAKYRPTYQQDKNLSYIIDDIRQISGYARDVGILDKLGYHTVEEQSSKVVSCVVIYTDQDEGYKLPNSLTASKSIEGFTKFYKVPIAVPVLKKQNSF; from the coding sequence ATGTCTAAGCTAATAAGATCAAACCACTTAGAAACTGTATGCGAACACAAGCAGATAGACTTTGCTTGTGAAAGTGTAGAGGTTTCAGATATATTTTTTCAAGACAATGAGAAAAATGAGCGCTGCATTCAGGTTATTTATGGTAAAGACAGTCTTGCGCTTAAAATGTCATACTTTATCGGTGCAGACTGGCTTGTAAAGAATCAACAAGCCATTTATGTTGCACCAAAAATTAATAAAGGGACTCAAGAAGTTGACTATCTAGGTATGCTTCAATCATGTCTTACGCATGGTGACATTGCTAAGAATACCAAAGACCTATACTACATTAAGCTAAACGAGCCTTTTATCGAAATTGATCAGCAGATGGATTTATTAACACCACTACTGATCATACAGTTTCTTCAAATTCTAAAAAGTCTGGTAAAGAAAGGCTTGAAACAATCGTATTATAAAGTCGAGCGTAATCTTAATAGCAGAGTTAAAGGTAAAGTCTTAATTGCTCAAAACATTAAAAAGAATGTAGTTCGAAATAAAGTTACGAACACCTTTTGTAGTTATGAAGAATTTGGCTTTGACGGCATTGAGAATAGAGTTTTAAAGCATACGCTAAGCTTTGTTAGACGTTATTTATCTCAATACCCAGAATACCATGGATCAATGAGGTGCTTAATCGACCATTGCACACCTGCTTTCGAGAGAGTTAGTGATGAAGTCAATTTACATGAGATTAAAGCAGTCAAGCGTAATTCTTTTTATAAAGAGTATCAGGAAACATTAAAGCTCTCTAAGATCATTCTTAAACGCTTTGGTTATCATATCAGTGAAATCGAGCATAATAACATTGAAAAGATATCAGTACCGCCGTTCTGGATTGATATGTCAAAGCTCTTTGAATTATATATATTGGGACTTCTTAAAGATAAGTATGGCGATAAGATACTTTTTCAAGCAAAAGGTAGCTACGGGAATCCCGACTATTTACTTATTGATGATGTGCAACCACTTATCATAGATGCGAAATACAGACCTACTTATCAACAAGATAAGAATTTAAGCTATATTATTGATGATATTAGACAGATAAGTGGTTATGCAAGAGATGTGGGTATACTAGATAAGCTAGGCTACCATACGGTAGAGGAACAGTCATCAAAGGTTGTTAGTTGCGTTGTTATCTACACTGATCAAGATGAGGGCTATAAGCTGCCAAACAGTTTAACCGCTAGCAAATCGATTGAAGGCTTTACTAAATTCTATAAGGTACCGATTGCAGTTCCAGTTCTTAAAAAACAAAATAGCTTTTAA
- a CDS encoding AAA family ATPase: protein MNFWHMQLHEDNINWKREKEVLEQVGYIGMGDWKEKRKAQQLSFQNDMDIGDIVAIKRGETLIALVKVIGEYEYKSETNRNFDWFERRRQVEILDWYRTAYDLKIVGRKTLTRCDMTNSNAETNINIKKWYEKVMSNTEINEVSALLKYKHQVILQGPPGTGKTRLAKLVAKNLTQPELKGTPESIIDDLVKNFDTESDEVKSARSKNDKLLSKFYESFPKECLSGLSLSEYAIGHGDNDSLCWWLEVGLERLGTFSPGFSNNYPIYWSKKNDRYMLNKKVANSTDDESAMKQIANELSKLIQKTDLDDSIKFFGPCFTLKVLHSYYPDEYFPVNSEKILNNALKLFGSYDKKLGVIAKNTKLNDIYLSKNNQLDTDLTNIEFISILWNNFNLEDGEDLSEFDEVMTHGEYKIIQFHPAYTYEDFVRGIAAKTNDAGNISYEVENKILAEFAKKAIDNPNGKYILIIDEINRANLPSVLGELIYALEYRGESVESMYEYENTLDIKLPKNLYVIGTMNTADRSVGHIDYAIRRRFAFYDVLPSKKVITFQKATKLFESIEKLFKGNNAQISSDFDADDVQLGHSYFLPSKKDISEEDFYKELSIKLKYEIKPILYEYIKDGVLLDSAREVVENLHV, encoded by the coding sequence ATGAATTTTTGGCATATGCAATTGCATGAAGATAATATAAATTGGAAACGTGAAAAAGAGGTTCTCGAGCAAGTAGGTTACATTGGTATGGGTGACTGGAAAGAAAAAAGAAAAGCTCAACAACTTAGCTTTCAAAATGATATGGATATTGGAGACATTGTAGCTATTAAAAGAGGGGAAACTTTAATAGCTTTAGTGAAAGTAATAGGAGAATATGAATACAAGAGTGAAACCAATAGAAATTTCGATTGGTTTGAGCGAAGGCGTCAAGTTGAAATATTAGATTGGTATCGTACAGCATATGATCTAAAAATTGTAGGTAGGAAGACCTTAACTAGATGTGACATGACCAATAGCAATGCAGAAACCAACATCAATATTAAAAAATGGTATGAGAAAGTTATGAGTAACACTGAAATTAATGAAGTATCTGCACTCCTAAAATACAAGCATCAAGTAATTTTACAAGGCCCGCCAGGCACAGGTAAAACTCGACTAGCTAAATTGGTTGCTAAGAATTTGACGCAACCTGAACTTAAGGGTACACCTGAATCCATAATTGATGATTTAGTGAAAAACTTCGATACAGAGTCTGATGAAGTAAAATCAGCTAGATCAAAAAACGATAAATTATTATCTAAATTTTATGAATCTTTTCCTAAGGAGTGCTTAAGCGGACTTTCTTTGTCAGAATATGCAATTGGGCATGGGGATAACGACTCGCTCTGCTGGTGGCTAGAGGTAGGGTTAGAAAGATTGGGTACATTCTCACCAGGATTTTCAAACAACTACCCTATATATTGGAGTAAGAAGAACGATAGATACATGCTCAATAAAAAGGTTGCTAATTCAACTGATGATGAGTCTGCAATGAAACAGATTGCTAATGAGCTATCAAAGCTAATTCAAAAAACTGACCTTGATGATTCCATTAAATTTTTTGGTCCATGTTTCACGTTAAAAGTGTTACATAGCTACTATCCAGATGAATATTTTCCTGTAAACAGTGAGAAAATATTGAATAATGCTCTAAAGCTATTTGGTAGTTACGACAAGAAACTAGGAGTAATTGCAAAAAACACTAAGCTAAATGATATTTACCTTAGTAAAAACAATCAATTAGATACTGACCTTACGAATATTGAGTTTATTAGCATTCTTTGGAATAACTTTAATTTAGAGGATGGAGAGGATTTATCTGAGTTTGATGAAGTGATGACACATGGTGAGTATAAAATAATTCAGTTTCATCCTGCTTATACTTATGAAGACTTTGTTAGAGGTATTGCTGCCAAGACTAATGATGCTGGAAATATCAGCTATGAAGTTGAGAATAAGATTCTCGCTGAGTTTGCAAAAAAAGCTATTGATAACCCTAATGGTAAGTACATTCTTATAATCGACGAGATTAATCGCGCTAATCTACCATCTGTCCTAGGTGAGCTTATTTATGCGCTTGAATATCGTGGTGAGAGCGTTGAATCTATGTATGAGTATGAAAATACACTAGATATTAAACTGCCTAAAAACTTATATGTCATAGGCACAATGAATACAGCCGATCGTTCGGTAGGTCATATTGACTATGCTATACGTAGACGTTTTGCATTTTATGACGTATTGCCATCAAAAAAAGTAATCACATTTCAAAAAGCTACAAAGCTATTCGAATCTATTGAGAAATTATTCAAAGGTAATAATGCTCAAATTTCTTCTGACTTTGATGCTGATGACGTTCAGTTGGGTCATAGCTACTTCTTACCATCTAAAAAGGATATATCTGAAGAGGATTTCTATAAAGAGCTCTCTATAAAACTGAAATATGAGATTAAGCCCATTCTATATGAGTATATAAAAGATGGTGTTTTATTAGATAGCGCTAGAGAGGTAGTAGAAAACCTTCATGTCTAA